GTTACCTTTTTAGTTGGATTTATATCTCTCTTTTAAAATGTATTTAAAAAAGTTGATTAACAGGCTGTTTGGTATTTAATAAATGAAGTAACAAAGACGAAAAGTGCAATATATTTGTGATAAGTTACTCTGTAAATTAATATAACTATATGAAATTAGGTAATCGTAAAGGAGGTTTTACAGTGTATACTTCTGCACAAAAAAGAACAGTTCAACATATCATTCAAACTTGCTTTGATTTATTGCATGAAATTGACTTTGACCAATTAACAGTTCAGAAAATCTGCGAAGAATCTGATATTAATCGTAGTACATTTTATCGCTATTTTGAGGATAAGTATAATTTACTATATCACGTAACTCAGCATATAACAGAACTGTTATATAAGGAAGTACAAGCTACACGTTGCGATTCTATTTTTGAGGCGTTAATATATTATGTTGATGCTAATAAAAAATTATTCAAGCATTTAGCTATATCATCACGCCAAGTGGATATTTTTAACGCTTTGAACCAAATAGGCAGCAAGCTTCTGAAAGAACAATCTTCGACAAATAATGATGTGCTGTCTATCAAAATACGTCATTCAAAACATCCGCAATTGTTATGCGATTTTTACAGTAGTGGAATTATTGAAGTATTAAAGCAATGGCAAAAAAATAATTATACGTATACTGTAGATGAATTAGTAGAAATGACAAAAGAAGGGCCAGATAATATATTTCTATAAACCCGTGGTCATCAGCCATTACTAAAATTGTATAGGTTTTCTGCTCATAAAAATGCTCCCTCCAAAATTCCACTTTTTAGGTGTCTACTTTGAAAGGAGCATATCATTTTGAAACGATTAAGAGACTCTTTTTTCAATAAAGTAGTCTCGTTTAATATCTCTTTTGGATAATCACCAATTATATAAATGTCTCCCTTGTGTGTAGAAGAAAAAGTATTGCTTTTGGATTTAATAAAGTACTTAGAAAACCTTGTCTATAAGAAA
This is a stretch of genomic DNA from Staphylococcus saprophyticus subsp. saprophyticus ATCC 15305 = NCTC 7292. It encodes these proteins:
- a CDS encoding TetR/AcrR family transcriptional regulator, whose protein sequence is MYTSAQKRTVQHIIQTCFDLLHEIDFDQLTVQKICEESDINRSTFYRYFEDKYNLLYHVTQHITELLYKEVQATRCDSIFEALIYYVDANKKLFKHLAISSRQVDIFNALNQIGSKLLKEQSSTNNDVLSIKIRHSKHPQLLCDFYSSGIIEVLKQWQKNNYTYTVDELVEMTKEGPDNIFL